The DNA window GTTTCCGTGCTGCTGCTGTTCGCCGCGCTGCTGTACGGTGCGATCGGTTGGTTCAGCCGCTCCGGGCTGGTGTGGTGGTTCGCCCTGCTGTCGCTCGGCAACGCCTTCGGCGCCGAGACCGGCTACCTGTCCGGCTGGGGCGCCTACTGGCTCGGCATGAGCTACCCGATTCGCTTTATCGCCTTTGGCACGGTGCTGATCGCCGCCGCGCTGCTGTTGCGGCCACTGTTGGCGCAGCGCGGTCTGCAGCGGGTGTCGCTGGCGATGGGCCTGCTGTACCTGTTTATCGCCCTGTGGCTGCTGTCTATCTTCGGCAACTACGGCGATCTCGACAGCTGGTACAGCGCGCGCCAGATCGAGCTGTTCCACTGGAGCCTGCTGTTCGGGCTGGCTGCTTTCGCCGCCATTTGGCTGGGGTTGAAGCATGACGACGCCATGCTGCGCGGCTTCGGGCTAACCTTCCTCGGCATTAACCTGTATACCCGTCTGTTCGAGTTTTTCTGGGACAGCATGCCGAAGGCGGTTTTCTTCGTGCTGCTCGGCCTGAGCCTGTGGGCGTTGGGGCATTATGCGGAGAAGATTTGGCAGTTGGGGCGCAAGCCGCACGACGTAACCGACGACTGATCGCGGTACCGATAAAAACAATAAGGGCGGAATTCTCCGCCCTTGGTTTATTCCAGCTGCTGCAGCTCGCCCTGCTTGCTTACCCGCCAGCGGTGCTCGCAAAAGAACAGCAGCGGATTATCCTGCTTGCTGTCGCTGTAACCGCTGTACAGCTTCAGCGGCGCACCAAGCCGCTGCTCGAGCTGCACTACTTTCTGCGCCCCCAGACAGCGCAAGGTCAAGACCCATCCGCCGCAGCGGCGCGTGATGCGGCTGCCGATCAACCGCACCCGCGGCAGAAACGCCGAATCGCGATACACCTGCTCCACCAGCCGTTCCGGCGAGCCGGTAATTA is part of the Serratia marcescens genome and encodes:
- a CDS encoding DUF2157 domain-containing protein is translated as MKLSKKNAVVVRKALDGWVGEGALTPEQRQQLLQHVAVQPFDWRRLARYAFLAALASLLIAVTSLFADSELLAWLSGLFRFDAPVRMAIAGVLAALAYVWALRRRRRHPEKRYGNEAALFVAVLLTACALWQLGVWLDNGSGRVSVLLLFAALLYGAIGWFSRSGLVWWFALLSLGNAFGAETGYLSGWGAYWLGMSYPIRFIAFGTVLIAAALLLRPLLAQRGLQRVSLAMGLLYLFIALWLLSIFGNYGDLDSWYSARQIELFHWSLLFGLAAFAAIWLGLKHDDAMLRGFGLTFLGINLYTRLFEFFWDSMPKAVFFVLLGLSLWALGHYAEKIWQLGRKPHDVTDD